From one Helicobacter ibis genomic stretch:
- a CDS encoding PDC sensor domain-containing protein, protein MFKGISNKLTMYMGIFIVLVLIVVSGYSYFQSKRNAYDLLTQIQTKTVDDIVIFFSYYDYVKRNAVKAAANEIARNPNMTLQEIYSVVKSVGEASNFAVFYAGFEDGSMIRSNGNHQTPADGYDPRGRTWYKEVKNNPNEVFVSDPYIAPSLKAPSMSYSYPIVSNGKFIGAVGGNYDLSEYSANVLSMGKSRDGYSVVLAKDGTVMFSEEVGKMLQKTKLAENIMEAYLQTPEGKDGKISKETLIIDDGEGGNRAVICESPKMSKYYVCSIMAESVYTNTIEDIFFKQLLVGVLSIVVALILIKFLISLNLKHLSTIQQGLLSFFKYINYETKQAPKPIAITSNDEFGSMAKAINDN, encoded by the coding sequence ATGTTTAAAGGAATTTCAAATAAGTTGACAATGTATATGGGTATATTTATTGTGCTTGTTTTGATAGTAGTTAGTGGCTATAGTTATTTTCAGTCAAAAAGAAATGCATATGATTTATTGACACAAATTCAAACAAAAACGGTTGACGATATTGTAATTTTCTTTTCATATTATGATTATGTAAAGCGTAATGCAGTTAAAGCTGCAGCTAATGAGATTGCAAGAAATCCAAATATGACATTACAAGAAATATATTCTGTTGTGAAAAGTGTTGGTGAAGCTAGTAACTTTGCTGTATTTTATGCGGGATTTGAAGATGGTAGTATGATAAGATCTAATGGAAATCATCAGACGCCAGCAGATGGGTATGATCCTAGAGGCAGGACTTGGTATAAAGAAGTAAAAAATAATCCAAATGAAGTTTTTGTATCAGATCCATATATTGCTCCTAGTTTAAAAGCCCCTTCAATGTCATATTCGTATCCAATTGTATCAAATGGTAAATTCATAGGTGCTGTTGGCGGTAATTATGATTTATCTGAATATTCTGCAAATGTTCTTAGTATGGGCAAATCAAGAGATGGTTATAGTGTTGTTTTGGCAAAAGATGGTACTGTTATGTTTAGTGAAGAAGTTGGTAAAATGCTACAGAAAACAAAGTTAGCAGAAAACATAATGGAAGCATATTTGCAAACACCAGAGGGCAAAGATGGGAAAATATCAAAAGAAACATTAATAATAGATGATGGTGAGGGTGGTAATAGAGCAGTTATATGCGAATCTCCAAAAATGTCAAAATATTATGTGTGTTCAATTATGGCTGAAAGTGTCTATACAAATACGATAGAAGATATATTTTTTAAACAGCTTTTAGTCGGAGTGTTGTCGATAGTTGTTGCTTTGATTTTAATTAAATTTTTAATTAGTTTAAATTTAAAACATTTATCAACTATCCAACAAGGTCTACTTTCATTCT